From one Lycium ferocissimum isolate CSIRO_LF1 chromosome 7, AGI_CSIRO_Lferr_CH_V1, whole genome shotgun sequence genomic stretch:
- the LOC132063345 gene encoding probable beta-D-xylosidase 2, which produces MSGGVNKPTSTLFIFLFLFASSVQSARPPFACDPKDGATKKFPFCQTNLPIGDRVRDLIGRLTLQEKVKLLGNNAAAVPRLGIKGYEWWSEALHGVSNVGPGTKFGGDFPGATSFPQVITTAASFNASLWEEIGRVVSDEARAMYNGEMGGLTYWSPNVNILRDPRWGRGQETPGEDPVVAGVYAERYVRGLQGNEEGDRLKVAACCKHYTAYDLDNWSGVDRFHFNAKVSKQDIEDTFDVPFRSCVKEGKVASIMCSYNQVNGIPTCADPELLRKTIRGGWGLNGYIVSDCDSVGVFYESQHYTSTPEEAAADAIKAGLDLDCGPFLAQHTENAVHSGILKEAAIDANLANTVAVQIRLGMFDGEPSAQPYGHLGPRDVCSPAHQELALEAARQGIVLLKNHGPALPLSPRRHRTVAVIGPNSDVTVTMIGNYAGVACGYTSPLQGITKYSKTIHQKGCGDVACTDDRLFAGALDAARQADATVLVMGLDQSIEAEFRDRTGLLLPGFQQELISEVAKASRGPVILVLMSGGPVDVTFANNDPRIGGIVWVGYPGQAGGAAIADVLFGAHNPGGKLPMTWYPQEYLNNLPMTTMDMRANLAKGYPGRTYRFYKGPLVYPFGHGLSYTKFITTISEAPKMLAIPLGGRHTLNTTSISNKAVRVTHAKCSKLSIQVHIDVKNVGSKDGSHTLLVFSKPPVGLWAPHKQLVAFQKVHVPAGSQQYVVINIHVCKYLSVVDRAGVRRIPIGEHSLHIGDAKHSLSLQASVLGVIKS; this is translated from the exons ATGAGTGGAGGCGTTAACAAACCAACTTCCactctcttcatttttcttttcctttttgcttcTTCTGTTCAATCAGCTCGTCCCCCATTTGCCTGTGACCCAAAAGATGGGGCAACTAAAAAGTTTCCTTTTTGTCAAACCAACTTGCCCATTGGTGACAGAGTAAGGGACCTCATTGGGCGATTGACATTACAAGAGAAGGTGAAATTGTTGGGAAACAATGCTGCAGCTGTGCCAAGGCTGGGCATTAAAGGGTATGAATGGTGGTCAGAGGCACTACATGGAGTTTCAAATGTAGGACCAGGGACTAAGTTTGGAGGTGATTTTCCAGGAGCTACCAGTTTCCCTCAAGTCATTACAACTGCTGCTTCTTTCAATGCTTCCTTGTGGGAAGAAATTGGACGG GTGGTATCAGATGAAGCAAGAGCAATGTACAATGGAGAGATGGGAGGTCTGACATATTGGAGCCCAAACGTGAACATTTTACGAGACCCAAGGTGGGGACGGGGACAGGAGACACCCGGTGAGGATCCAGTGGTAGCCGGTGTGTATGCAGAGCGTTACGTGAGAGGTTTACAGGGAAACGAAGAAGGTGACCGGCTGAAAGTAGCAGCATGTTGCAAGCACTATACGGCCTATGACCTCGATAATTGGAGTGGGGTTGATAGATTCCATTTTAATGCTAAG GTTAGCAAGCAAGACATTGAAGATACATTTGATGTACCATTTAGAAGTTGTGTTAAAGAAGGTAAAGTGGCTAGTATTATGTGCTCCTACAATCAAGTCAATGGCATACCTACTTGTGCTGATCCAGAACTTCTCCGCAAAACCATACGCGGTGGTTGGGGTCTCAATGGGTACATTGTATCCGACTGTGACTCCGTCGGAGTTTTCTACGAAAGCCAGCACTACACATCAACACCTGAGGAAGCTGCTGCTGATGCTATCAAAGCGGGCCTGGATTTGGACTGTGGGCCTTTTCTGGCCCAACATACTGAGAATGCAGTGCATAGTGGTATACTCAAAGAGGCTGCTATTGATGCCAATTTAGCTAATACAGTTGCTGTTCAGATAAGGCTTGGAATGTTTGATGGTGAACCATCAGCCCAGCCTTATGGACATCTTGGCCCAAGAGATGTTTGCAGCCCGGCCCATCAAGAACTCGCACTTGAAGCTGCTAGACAGGGCATTGTTCTGCTTAAGAATCATGGTCCTGCTCTTCCTCTTTCTCCTCGACGCCATCGTACTGTTGCTGTCATTGGACCTAATTCTGATGTTACCGTCACGATGATTGGAAATTACGCAG GTGTTGCATGTGGATACACAAGCCCATTGCAAGGAATAACAAAGTATTCAAAGACCATTCACCAAAAAGGTTGTGGCGATGTGGCATGCACTGATGATAGGCTCTTTGCTGGAGCATTAGATGCTGCACGTCAAGCGGATGCAACAGTGTTAGTAATGGGCCTGGACCAGTCTATTGAGGCTGAATTCAGAGATAGAACTGGGCTACTATTGCCTGGATTCCAACAAGAACTTATCTCCGAGGTAGCCAAGGCCTCAAGAGGTCCTGTAATATTGGTTCTTATGTCCGGAGGCCCAGTTGATGTTACATTCGCTAATAACGATCCTCGAATTGGTGGCATTGTTTGGGTTGGCTATCCTGGACAAGCTGGTGGTGCTGCCATTGCTGATGTCCTTTTTGGAGCCCATAATCCAG GTGGAAAGCTGCCAATGACATGGTATCCACAGGAGTACCTGAACAATTTACCAATGACAACAATGGACATGCGAGCAAATTTAGCCAAAGGCTATCCTGGAAGAACTTACCGTTTCTACAAAGGTCCATTAGTATACCCATTCGGACACGGCTTAAGCTACACAAAATTCATAACCACAATTTCTGAAGCTCCCAAAATGTTGGCCATTCCACTAGGCGGCCGCCATACTCTCAACACCACTAGCATATCGAACAAGGCAGTCAGGGTGACACACGCAAAATGCAGTAAGCTATCAATTCAGGTTCATATCGACGTGAAAAATGTGGGATCAAAGGACGGTTCACACACATTGCTAGTATTTTCGAAGCCTCCTGTTGGTCTATGGGCGCCACATAAGCAATTGGTCGCGTTTCAGAAAGTGCATGTACCAGCAGGATCGCAGCAATATGTGGTGATAAATATTCATGTGTGCAAATACTTAAGTGTGGTAGATAGGGCTGGTGTTCGAAGAATTCCTATAGGAGAACACAGTCTTCATATTGGTGATGCTAAGCATTCCTTATCCCTTCAAGCATCAGTTCTTGGGGTTATtaaatcttga